The following proteins are encoded in a genomic region of Cryptomeria japonica chromosome 11, Sugi_1.0, whole genome shotgun sequence:
- the LOC131069633 gene encoding SKP1-like protein 10 — MRALFRFVLSVAELSGLSSSTAMEGKTMILKTWDKQEFKVDESVIMQSEYLTDLMQDYENDKSYWEETSILSVPMYGISPRLLEKLLSFCNYHATAKSNNTTQEAVNEWEKSFVDELKGDMPTLFCLLKVSHYLKVNHLYFLLCQTVADSLVECENTSDLQRLVTIPEVTEEIAQLFPVIVSNEDNMIP, encoded by the coding sequence ATGAGAGCTTTGTTTCGTTTCGTTCTATCAGTTGCAGAGCTCTCTGGTTTAAGTTCATCAACAGCAATGGAAGGCAAAACAATGATTCTCAAGACTTGGGATAAACAAGAATTCAAAGTGGATGAAAGTGTGATAATGCAATCCGAATACCTTACAGACTTAATGCAAGACTACGAGAATGATAAGAGCTATTGGGAGGAAACATCAATTCTAAGTGTACCCATGTATGGCATCTCTCCCAGATTATTGGAGAAGTTGCTAAGTTTCTGTAATTATCATGCCACTGCCAAATCCAACAATACAACCCAGGAGGCTGTGAATGAATGGGAAAAGTCGTTTGTTGATGAACTTAAAGGGGATATGCCAACTTTATTCTGTCTTCTCAAGGTTTCTCATTACCTAAAAGTGAATCATCTTTATTTTCTATTATGTCAAACTGTTGCTGATTCGCTTGTGGAATGCGAGAACACGAGCGATCTCCAGCGATTAGTCACCATACCCGAAGTTACAGAAGAGATCGCACAGTTGTTCCCCGTTATTGTAAGCAACGAAGACAATATGATCCcttga